The sequence TTTAAGCAATTTGAGCATAGCAATTTTATTTTGCTATAATCCGAATATGGATTCCGAAAATAAGATTAATTCTTTAATTAAGAAGTATTCAACAGATTTTAATTATAAAATCCCGCGAATATCCATAATTCTTGCGGCAGGTCATGGGAAAAGAATTAAATCTTCCACTTCGAAAGTATTATACGAAATATGGGGTATTCCAAGCGTGAACAGAGTATTGGAATCTGCAGAGAAAGGTATTTCAAGTCCAAATCAGGTAATAGTTGTTGGTGTAAAGGCCAAAGAAGTGATAAAAGCGATTGGTAGACGAAAAAATACACAATTTGTTTATCAGAGCCAACAAAATGGCACAGGAGACGCTGTAAAGACCGCTTTGGAAGTAATAAATAAGACTTTCAAAGGCGATATATATATATATCCTGCCGATGCAGGATTAATAACTGAAGAGATAATAAAAGATTTCAGAAAACAATTTGAAAATTCACAATGCGATATGACTGTCCTCACAGGGGAATATATTGGAGATCCGGTAAAAAATCATTACGGAAGAATTATAAAGGAGAAACAAGATAGTGTTCTTGAGATAAAAGAATACAAAGATATCGTTGCGCTAAAAAATGCGTACAAAATTGTGCATAATGGCAAGACATTGTCTTTTAGGAAAGAAAAACTTCTAAAAATAGGAGAATTCAATTCCGGTATTTATGCATTCAAAATTAAACCGTTCAGGAATCATATATCAGAATTAAAATCAAACAATATTCAACAAGAATATTATTTGACCGACATGGTGAAAATTTTCAATAAATACAATCTTAAAACAGGTTCGCAGATGGTTGAAAATTCGAATTCTTTGATGGGATATAATGATAGAGCTACGCTTGAAAAAATGGAAAACATAGCTCGTCAGAGAGTATACGAACAATTAAAGGAAATCGTAATATTTCGAGACCCTGAAGATTTTTTTATAGCCGAAGAAGTTGTAAGTTGTCTTTTGGAAATGGATAGAAAAGGTATTTTAGTGGATTTACAGATAGGAAAAGGCGCTTACTTGGGTAGGGGAGTAATTCTTAATAGAAATGTAACAATAGGTAAGAATTCTTATTTGGAAGGGAATATCAATATCCAAGAAGGCGTAAAAATCCAAGAAGGTGTAAAAATTATAGGCGATGATAAATATCCCGTAAAAATAGGCAAGAATGTAAATATAAAAGGCACAAGTTATATATTTGGGTGCATTATAGATAGCAGTATATCTATTGAACATTGTATTCTTATAAAAAAACACATACAAAAGAAATTATCAAAGAGCGGGGAAATCAAAACACTGCGATATATTTTTCCCAAAGAAGAAGGCGTAGACTGTTTGGAAGAACTTTAGCAGAACGAGGGACGAAACATGAAGGACGAGGGACGAAAAATCGTCCTAACGAACACAGTGAGTGGACATCCTTCATCTATCTTCCATCATAAT comes from bacterium and encodes:
- a CDS encoding NTP transferase domain-containing protein — translated: MDSENKINSLIKKYSTDFNYKIPRISIILAAGHGKRIKSSTSKVLYEIWGIPSVNRVLESAEKGISSPNQVIVVGVKAKEVIKAIGRRKNTQFVYQSQQNGTGDAVKTALEVINKTFKGDIYIYPADAGLITEEIIKDFRKQFENSQCDMTVLTGEYIGDPVKNHYGRIIKEKQDSVLEIKEYKDIVALKNAYKIVHNGKTLSFRKEKLLKIGEFNSGIYAFKIKPFRNHISELKSNNIQQEYYLTDMVKIFNKYNLKTGSQMVENSNSLMGYNDRATLEKMENIARQRVYEQLKEIVIFRDPEDFFIAEEVVSCLLEMDRKGILVDLQIGKGAYLGRGVILNRNVTIGKNSYLEGNINIQEGVKIQEGVKIIGDDKYPVKIGKNVNIKGTSYIFGCIIDSSISIEHCILIKKHIQKKLSKSGEIKTLRYIFPKEEGVDCLEEL